A DNA window from Sporosarcina sp. ANT_H38 contains the following coding sequences:
- the argC gene encoding N-acetyl-gamma-glutamyl-phosphate reductase codes for MKVGIIGASGYGGLELIRLLHNHPEVEQIELFTSSEEGTVFSHKYSHLMNIVDQSLQKIELDRLAEFDVVFSSAPAGVASTLLPPLIGKGPKLIDLSGDFRLKNLSQYEQWYKKEPAPALAVEQSVYGLTEWNYDAIRQAQLIANPGCYPTAVLLSLLPLLKANAIDASQLIIDAKSGVSGAGNQPSQMTHFSETNENTAIYKLNQHQHIPEIEQAFALFAKEIPPITFSTHLVPMTRGILATSYAPVVEGVSEAQLIECLKDSYANHPFVRVMHEKDKFGTNQVYGSNFCDLLVKVDPRTNRATIVSVIDNLVKGAAGQAIQNMNVQFGLKEITGLSLVPAFI; via the coding sequence ATGAAAGTAGGAATCATTGGCGCATCAGGGTATGGTGGACTTGAGTTGATCCGGCTACTGCACAACCACCCTGAAGTCGAACAAATTGAATTATTCACTTCATCTGAAGAAGGAACGGTATTTTCGCATAAGTATTCACATCTTATGAATATAGTCGATCAGTCACTACAAAAAATAGAGCTAGATAGATTAGCAGAATTCGATGTCGTTTTTTCAAGTGCTCCTGCTGGTGTAGCGAGTACATTGCTTCCTCCGTTAATCGGAAAAGGACCAAAGCTTATCGATTTGTCAGGAGATTTCCGTTTAAAAAATCTGTCTCAATATGAGCAGTGGTATAAAAAAGAGCCTGCACCTGCTTTAGCTGTTGAACAAAGCGTATATGGATTGACTGAATGGAATTATGATGCAATCCGGCAAGCGCAGTTAATTGCCAATCCGGGTTGTTATCCAACGGCGGTATTGTTGTCGCTTTTGCCATTGTTGAAAGCAAATGCAATCGATGCGAGCCAGTTAATTATCGATGCAAAGAGTGGCGTATCCGGTGCCGGCAATCAGCCAAGTCAAATGACACATTTCAGCGAGACGAATGAAAATACAGCTATCTATAAATTAAATCAGCATCAGCATATCCCCGAAATTGAGCAGGCCTTTGCATTGTTTGCAAAAGAAATACCACCTATCACATTTAGTACGCATCTCGTTCCGATGACAAGGGGAATTCTAGCGACGAGCTATGCACCAGTTGTGGAAGGGGTGTCGGAAGCTCAGCTCATAGAGTGTCTGAAAGATTCATATGCAAATCATCCATTTGTCCGTGTTATGCACGAAAAAGATAAGTTTGGCACCAATCAAGTATACGGCTCAAACTTTTGTGATTTGCTCGTAAAAGTTGACCCGCGGACGAATCGGGCAACAATCGTTTCTGTCATCGACAACTTAGTAAAAGGGGCAGCAGGGCAAGCAATTCAAAATATGAACGTACAATTCGGTCTCAAGGAAATAACTGGCCTGTCACTTGTCCCGGCATTTATCTAA
- the argJ gene encoding bifunctional glutamate N-acetyltransferase/amino-acid acetyltransferase ArgJ, with translation MTTNFSALKRISGNNIVSPIGFKATGIHCGIKYKKNDLALLVSEVPANVAGVFTTNAIQAAPLIVTKEAMQQTGKMQAIIVNSGNANACTGQQGLKDARLMQQKAAEKLGIAPELVGVASTGIIGEMMRMEPIVKGIQKLQPNSDLEGSILFSQAILTTDTVTKNTAYSTVIDGEKVIIAGTAKGSGMIDPNMATMLGFITTDASIESIHLQAALKTVTDLTFNSITVDGDTSTNDMVLVMANGMAGNNSLTPAHPDWEQFIETLHAVSRDLAKMIAKDGEGATKLIEVEVSGAVSDIEARKIAKTVVGSPLVKTAIFGCDANWGRIIAAVGYSGATLDPNTIKIKIGPTPVVENGEPLPFSEAQLLAYLKQPEVKIFVDVHQGNGKGVAWGCDLTYDYVQINATYRS, from the coding sequence ATGACGACAAATTTTTCAGCACTAAAGCGTATATCGGGAAATAACATCGTATCCCCAATTGGTTTCAAAGCTACAGGCATCCATTGTGGGATTAAATATAAAAAAAATGATTTGGCACTGCTCGTTAGCGAAGTACCAGCAAATGTTGCGGGAGTGTTTACAACGAATGCAATTCAGGCTGCACCACTAATTGTCACAAAAGAAGCCATGCAGCAAACGGGGAAAATGCAGGCGATCATTGTTAATTCGGGAAATGCGAATGCGTGTACGGGTCAGCAAGGATTGAAAGACGCCCGACTCATGCAACAAAAAGCTGCAGAAAAACTAGGAATCGCACCTGAGTTAGTTGGAGTTGCATCGACTGGAATTATTGGTGAAATGATGCGAATGGAACCGATTGTAAAAGGGATTCAAAAACTTCAACCAAATTCTGATTTAGAAGGCTCGATTTTGTTTTCACAAGCGATTCTTACGACTGATACAGTTACGAAAAATACAGCGTACAGCACAGTAATTGATGGTGAAAAAGTCATTATCGCTGGAACTGCAAAGGGCTCGGGAATGATTGATCCGAATATGGCAACAATGCTCGGTTTTATCACAACGGATGCTAGTATCGAATCCATTCATCTGCAGGCCGCACTCAAAACGGTTACGGATTTAACATTCAACTCCATTACTGTGGATGGCGATACTTCTACAAATGATATGGTGCTTGTTATGGCGAACGGCATGGCGGGGAATAATTCGTTGACACCGGCACATCCAGACTGGGAACAATTCATAGAAACTTTACATGCTGTTTCTCGAGACCTTGCGAAAATGATTGCGAAGGATGGAGAAGGTGCGACGAAGCTTATTGAAGTTGAAGTATCAGGAGCAGTTTCGGATATCGAGGCACGTAAGATTGCCAAAACAGTGGTTGGTTCACCGCTTGTGAAAACAGCTATCTTTGGTTGCGACGCCAACTGGGGAAGAATTATCGCTGCTGTAGGCTATAGTGGGGCAACGCTGGATCCAAATACGATTAAAATTAAGATTGGACCTACACCTGTTGTTGAAAACGGGGAGCCACTCCCATTTTCTGAAGCGCAATTACTTGCCTATTTGAAACAACCGGAAGTGAAAATCTTTGTCGATGTTCATCAGGGGAACGGTAAAGGAGTAGCATGGGGGTGCGACTTAACATATGACTATGTCCAAATCAACGCAACATATCGCTCGTAA
- the argB gene encoding acetylglutamate kinase: MTMSKSTQHIARKRVVVKLGGSMLEGLNEDFFANIIQLQKADNDVVLVHGGGPFINKELAKNKVLSSVVNGIRVTSKEAVGIVQSTLIGQVNPALVHQLNKGGIDAIGLSGYDGKLLTCTVLNEKLYGFVGEILDVRTELIETLLDDGLVPVISCIGATEDGAPLNINADIVASKIALAINADSLLLVTDTPGIQIEGSVRQTASPTEIVQWIETGEIYGGMLPKVKAALDCLDAGIPSVQIIGPQLEGTTIKCEEVFI, translated from the coding sequence ATGACTATGTCCAAATCAACGCAACATATCGCTCGTAAACGAGTGGTTGTAAAGCTAGGTGGAAGTATGCTAGAAGGGTTGAATGAAGACTTTTTCGCGAATATTATACAACTGCAAAAAGCCGATAATGATGTTGTGCTTGTTCACGGAGGGGGACCTTTTATTAATAAAGAACTTGCCAAAAATAAAGTGTTATCATCCGTAGTTAACGGTATCCGTGTTACGTCGAAAGAGGCAGTAGGTATCGTTCAATCGACATTGATTGGTCAAGTAAATCCAGCCCTCGTTCATCAATTGAATAAAGGTGGCATCGATGCGATAGGACTAAGCGGATACGATGGGAAACTTTTAACATGTACAGTTTTGAATGAAAAATTGTACGGTTTTGTTGGAGAAATCCTGGATGTCCGCACAGAATTAATAGAAACGCTTCTTGATGATGGGCTTGTGCCAGTTATTTCGTGCATCGGTGCAACAGAAGATGGAGCTCCTCTCAACATCAATGCGGACATCGTCGCAAGTAAGATTGCTCTGGCAATAAATGCAGACAGCCTACTACTTGTGACAGATACTCCTGGCATTCAAATAGAAGGAAGTGTTAGACAAACTGCATCACCGACAGAAATTGTCCAGTGGATTGAAACAGGCGAAATATACGGTGGCATGTTACCGAAAGTAAAAGCTGCACTTGATTGTCTAGATGCAGGCATTCCATCGGTGCAAATTATCGGACCGCAATTAGAAGGTACCACAAT